From Pseudomonadota bacterium, one genomic window encodes:
- a CDS encoding MBL fold metallo-hydrolase, with protein MIGFETVGNATLICYDRTPVLVTDPWISGRAYFGSWGLTHEIPIPQLDSILNAEYLWFSHGHPDHLDADSLDRFQNKKILLPNHVGARIYHDLASRGYNVSILPDREWVELSHHIRVLCISDYYQDSLLLLDINGRLVVNLNDATDRGWGRFVRKIIKNYDVTFLLKLISYGDPDMNNFFSETGERIPVLQRFSLGQRLQFWAELYGVRYVVPFSSFHRYQRADSIWANDYVATFEDYKDGLTSNRFELLPPFISYDCVCDTLSELRPAKTAVVVHQPDTFGDTWSDQLQCTDVTILEDYFRSIESLSDHLDYVRLRVGKRDMTISVSSRNFKRGITFEVPRSSLMTAVRYEIFDDLLIGNFMKTTVHHLAPRDFNRYFTAPAAKFADNGRAKSKNELKAYLQAYRRRAYLDFIVHSFERESERRFRSFVHRDSAVFEWAKRGYRLLKA; from the coding sequence ATGATCGGCTTCGAGACCGTCGGCAACGCAACTCTAATTTGCTACGATCGCACACCCGTCCTCGTCACGGACCCATGGATCTCTGGTCGGGCCTACTTCGGGAGTTGGGGCCTGACACACGAGATTCCGATACCTCAACTTGATTCCATCCTGAACGCTGAGTACCTCTGGTTCTCCCACGGACACCCTGACCACCTCGACGCCGACTCACTGGACCGCTTTCAGAACAAGAAGATCCTCCTCCCGAACCACGTCGGCGCCAGGATTTACCACGATCTCGCTTCCCGGGGCTATAACGTCTCCATTCTCCCCGACCGCGAATGGGTCGAACTCTCCCATCACATAAGAGTGCTCTGCATCTCCGACTACTACCAAGACTCTCTTCTCCTTCTCGACATCAACGGTAGGCTGGTCGTCAATCTCAATGATGCAACGGATCGTGGGTGGGGCCGCTTCGTTCGAAAGATCATCAAGAACTACGACGTGACCTTCCTCCTGAAGCTTATCTCCTATGGCGATCCCGACATGAACAACTTCTTCTCCGAAACTGGAGAGCGCATACCAGTCCTACAAAGGTTCAGTTTGGGGCAACGACTTCAGTTTTGGGCCGAACTGTACGGGGTCAGATACGTCGTACCCTTCAGTTCCTTTCACCGTTACCAAAGAGCCGACAGCATCTGGGCAAACGACTACGTCGCAACCTTCGAGGACTACAAAGATGGTTTAACGTCCAATAGATTTGAGCTCTTACCGCCATTCATCTCTTACGATTGTGTCTGCGATACGCTCTCTGAACTTCGTCCAGCTAAGACGGCCGTTGTCGTCCATCAGCCAGATACATTTGGAGACACATGGAGCGACCAACTCCAGTGTACCGACGTCACGATACTTGAAGACTATTTTCGATCTATCGAAAGCTTAAGCGACCACCTCGACTACGTTCGGCTTCGAGTTGGCAAGAGAGACATGACGATTTCCGTGAGTTCAAGAAATTTCAAGAGAGGAATCACTTTCGAAGTGCCTCGCTCTAGTTTAATGACTGCGGTGAGGTACGAAATCTTCGACGACCTCCTGATTGGGAACTTCATGAAAACGACAGTTCACCACCTGGCGCCTCGTGATTTCAACCGGTACTTCACAGCCCCTGCTGCAAAATTCGCAGATAACGGCAGGGCCAAATCAAAGAATGAGCTGAAGGCCTACCTCCAGGCTTACAGGAGGAGAGCGTATCTGGACTTCA